A segment of the Flavobacterium azooxidireducens genome:
TTATGATTTTTTCGGCCTCCATTTTATTGCGGTTGGTGAGCTATTTTTAATAAATCATTCACCGTTTTTACCGGATTAAATGTTATCAAAGGTACTTCTACAAAAACAGTTAACCATTTTGCCATTGCTCCGTTCCAAAGTCCTGGTAATTCATACGCTTTCAAATCTTTCCCACCTTTATTTTTATGAACAATAAAACCACTGGTATGATCTACAAATTCAGTTAAATCAAAATTGGCTCCTCGGTAATTTCTAATTCCACACACTAAATCAACCGGATTAAAATGAGTTGAACTTTTTAGTATTTTCATCTGACTAGCATCCTTTTCATCAATTTGAGATGACTCAACAATTTGCAAAAAAACTAATCCTTTTCTATCTCTCACCCAAAAAGGTCCTCCACCGGGTTCGCCTTCATTTTTAACCATTCCACATACACGAATTGGTCGATTTAAATAATTTTTGAGATAGTCGATTTTACTTTCTTTGGTATATTTAGAAAAATCTTCTACTACTTCAAAATGTAATTTCGACTGAATAAAATTCACGATTTCATCCAACGTTTCTTTATTAAGATTATCTTCATCAAGCATTCGAAGGTAATCGAAAATCTGATGTTGTTTATCTAATAAAATTCCTGCCAAAGCTTTTTTATACAACGAAATTTCATTTAAATGATTCTGAATCACATTGTCAATGTTTTTTACAAAAATTACATCGGCATCCAAATTATTCAAATTTTGAATTAAGGCTCCATGACCGCCTGGCCTAAAAACCAAACTGTCATTATCTTCTCTAACAAACTGATTGTCAAAATCTAAAGCAATGCTGTCGGTTGATTTATCCTGATACGAATAGGCAACACTAATCTCTGTTTGAGAAGTAATTTCTATTTTTGTTTTTACATTTTCTACAATTTTTTCAAATTCAGATTGATGCTCCTCTGAAACCGTGAAATGCAAATGAGCTTTTTGATTGGAAGAAGCATAAGCAACAGCTTCATTCAAATGCTCTTCGATTGGCGTTGCAATGTGCGAAGGATAGTTATGAAAAGGCAAAACACCTTTTGGTTTATTGGCAAAATCAAATTCTTTTGTGGATAAAAGTGTTTTTATAAATGCATATTGTTTGCTATCATATCCCCACGTGTCAAACTCTGGATAAAGTTTTTTTAAGCGATAAATCACATCATTATAAAACGAAAACTTCTCTACACCAATTAAAAAAAGTGATAAGTTTTTTGCTTTTTTTCGGTTGATGTACGCATTTATTGACTCTTCTCCCAACTTATAATCATGCAGAAACTCGTTTAAAAATTTGAACATTCTACTTGCAGCTCCGGAAGCAGGAACAAACTTTTTAAGTTTTAAATGATTTCGCTTTTCATCAAAAAAATTGGCAAAATAGGTTGCTTCGTCAATTGATAACGGCTCTATTCCGTCGTTTAGTTTTGCCGGTCTTTCAAGATTAACGGCCTGAATTCCGTTGGTTAAAAACTCAATCTGATTTTTCACCAAGTCTAACTTAATATCCCTTTGGTGCAAATTGATAAAATCAAATGAATTCAGTCCTAATTCTTTGCCTTCCAAAAGAGTTGAAACTAATGCTACCGCTTTTTGAAATCTTTTTTCTTTTGAACCCGATAATTTTAAATACGGTTTATTGAATTTGATTAAATTTTCCTCGAAAATCTGTAAAGTCATTTCTCTGTTGTCAGGACTATCTCGCAAATCGTCTTTTTGCCAAGGCACATCGACATCGGTTAACAAAAACAAATCGTATTTATGTTTTTTGGCTGCTTTTTCTAAAATTGGATCTGTTTCTCCGTAATGAATATCTGAAAAAACCTTGGTAACCATCAAGTTTGTATCGGCAAACAAAAACGTATTTGCCTTTTGTAATCCTTCATTTTCCAATTTGGTTTGACCGATGGCAATGGGCAACAAATCCTCCTTTTGGCAAATCTGTTGCTTATTTTCCCATTTTTGCTGAAGATAATCACGAGCAAATTCAGGAATCCAAACCGTATTGAAATGTTCTGCCAATTGTTTAGCCAACGTGGTTTTACCGGTGCTTTCCGGACCATAAATGGCTATTTTTA
Coding sequences within it:
- a CDS encoding DUF4301 family protein; the encoded protein is MEENLKQQSTEIIKIAIYGPESTGKTTLAKQLAEHFNTVWIPEFARDYLQQKWENKQQICQKEDLLPIAIGQTKLENEGLQKANTFLFADTNLMVTKVFSDIHYGETDPILEKAAKKHKYDLFLLTDVDVPWQKDDLRDSPDNREMTLQIFEENLIKFNKPYLKLSGSKEKRFQKAVALVSTLLEGKELGLNSFDFINLHQRDIKLDLVKNQIEFLTNGIQAVNLERPAKLNDGIEPLSIDEATYFANFFDEKRNHLKLKKFVPASGAASRMFKFLNEFLHDYKLGEESINAYINRKKAKNLSLFLIGVEKFSFYNDVIYRLKKLYPEFDTWGYDSKQYAFIKTLLSTKEFDFANKPKGVLPFHNYPSHIATPIEEHLNEAVAYASSNQKAHLHFTVSEEHQSEFEKIVENVKTKIEITSQTEISVAYSYQDKSTDSIALDFDNQFVREDNDSLVFRPGGHGALIQNLNNLDADVIFVKNIDNVIQNHLNEISLYKKALAGILLDKQHQIFDYLRMLDEDNLNKETLDEIVNFIQSKLHFEVVEDFSKYTKESKIDYLKNYLNRPIRVCGMVKNEGEPGGGPFWVRDRKGLVFLQIVESSQIDEKDASQMKILKSSTHFNPVDLVCGIRNYRGANFDLTEFVDHTSGFIVHKNKGGKDLKAYELPGLWNGAMAKWLTVFVEVPLITFNPVKTVNDLLKIAHQPQ